In a genomic window of Halalkalicoccus sp. CG83:
- a CDS encoding M28 family metallopeptidase has product MSDVDIDAVLGRAWHDETSWELLTRLTELEERMGGHPGERRAADLVASAFEESGVERVKLREFEMWRWNRGRAELAVTEPIERSFGTLALPYSPAGDVHTELVDVGYGTPDEIEASDVRGKIAVASTTTPPEKGRFVHRMEKFGHAAAAGAEAFVFANHVPGQLPPTGALRFNAEAAMPGVGVSKEAGAWLTEYAERGGRAKLSVSATTERDTSQNVVGTLGPETDEEIVLLGHYDAHDIAEGALDNGCGIATVVGTARILAGMEPALERRVRVAGVGCEEVGLMGSEALADELDLESVAAVVNVDGAGRFRNLQAYTHGSDRIETLVEETCDEWDQPVAFSRDPHPYSDHWPFLHRGVPALQLHSQAPSGAERGRGWGHTHADTRDKVDPRNLREHAMLAALLVRELTRSEFPRIGNETLREQLRETDAEAGMRAAEVWPEGWD; this is encoded by the coding sequence ATGAGCGACGTCGACATCGATGCGGTTCTCGGACGCGCCTGGCACGACGAAACGAGTTGGGAGCTGCTCACCCGGTTGACCGAACTCGAGGAGCGCATGGGCGGCCACCCCGGCGAACGTCGCGCCGCCGACCTCGTCGCGAGCGCGTTCGAGGAAAGCGGCGTCGAGCGCGTGAAGCTACGGGAGTTCGAGATGTGGCGCTGGAACCGCGGCCGGGCCGAACTGGCGGTCACCGAGCCGATCGAGCGGAGTTTCGGGACGCTCGCGCTACCGTACTCACCCGCCGGCGACGTACACACGGAGCTCGTCGACGTCGGTTACGGCACCCCCGATGAGATCGAAGCGAGCGACGTTCGGGGGAAGATCGCGGTCGCGAGCACGACCACGCCGCCGGAGAAGGGACGGTTCGTCCACCGCATGGAGAAGTTCGGCCACGCCGCCGCCGCGGGCGCGGAGGCGTTCGTCTTCGCGAACCACGTCCCCGGCCAGCTCCCCCCGACCGGGGCGCTGCGGTTCAACGCTGAGGCGGCGATGCCCGGCGTCGGCGTCTCGAAGGAGGCCGGCGCGTGGCTCACCGAGTACGCGGAGCGTGGCGGCCGGGCGAAGCTCTCGGTCTCCGCCACCACCGAGCGCGATACCAGCCAGAACGTCGTCGGCACGCTCGGACCCGAGACCGACGAGGAGATCGTCCTGCTCGGTCACTACGACGCCCACGACATCGCGGAGGGCGCGCTCGACAACGGCTGTGGGATCGCGACCGTCGTCGGTACGGCACGGATCCTCGCCGGGATGGAGCCCGCGCTCGAACGCCGGGTCCGCGTCGCCGGCGTCGGCTGTGAGGAGGTGGGCCTGATGGGAAGCGAGGCGCTGGCCGACGAACTCGATCTCGAGAGCGTGGCGGCGGTCGTCAACGTCGACGGGGCGGGTCGGTTCAGAAACCTCCAGGCGTACACCCACGGCTCCGATCGGATCGAGACGCTGGTCGAGGAGACGTGCGACGAGTGGGACCAACCCGTCGCGTTCTCGCGCGATCCCCATCCCTACAGCGACCACTGGCCGTTCCTCCACCGGGGCGTGCCCGCCCTCCAGCTCCACAGCCAGGCACCGAGCGGCGCGGAACGTGGTCGTGGCTGGGGCCACACCCACGCCGACACCCGCGACAAGGTCGATCCGCGAAACCTCCGCGAACACGCCATGCTCGCGGCGTTGCTGGTCCGCGAGCTCACGCGAAGCGAGTTCCCGCGAATCGGAAATGAGACGCTCCGTGAACAGCTTCGTGAGACGGACGCCGAGGCGGGGATGCGTGCGGCCGAGGTCTGGCCCGAGGGCTGGGATTAA
- the truA gene encoding tRNA pseudouridine(38-40) synthase TruA, with translation MRAFRVAYDGTPYHGFQRQPSQPDVSTVEGTLFRALRELGVLEDEKPEGYAAAGRTDAGVSALAQTVALDCPEWLTPAALNGDLPADVRAWASTEVGEEFHATYDARSREYVYHLHAPDLDDERARACLGALVDTHDLHNLTSDSGDTTRTIYEARLERDGSYAIVTLCADGFLRQLVRRIVSLVEAVGRGERDLAFIDRVLSEERLSGPEGIASAPPEPLVLSDVDYDVEFEVDERAAESARAVFEAKRVERETGARVAARIGQRMG, from the coding sequence ATGCGCGCGTTTCGGGTCGCATACGACGGAACTCCCTATCACGGATTTCAGCGCCAGCCGAGCCAGCCCGACGTTTCGACCGTCGAGGGCACCCTCTTTCGTGCGCTCCGCGAACTCGGCGTACTCGAGGACGAGAAACCGGAGGGCTACGCCGCGGCCGGGCGTACCGATGCCGGCGTCTCCGCGCTCGCCCAGACGGTCGCCCTCGACTGTCCCGAGTGGCTCACGCCGGCCGCGCTCAACGGCGACCTCCCGGCCGACGTACGAGCGTGGGCCTCTACGGAGGTCGGCGAGGAGTTTCACGCCACCTACGACGCCCGCTCGCGGGAGTACGTCTATCACCTCCACGCTCCGGACCTCGACGACGAACGCGCGAGGGCGTGTCTCGGCGCGCTCGTCGACACCCACGACCTCCACAACCTCACGTCCGACTCGGGCGACACCACTCGAACGATCTACGAGGCGCGACTCGAGCGCGACGGCTCGTACGCGATCGTGACGCTGTGCGCGGACGGTTTCCTGAGACAACTGGTCCGACGGATCGTCTCGCTGGTCGAGGCAGTCGGCAGGGGCGAGCGCGACCTCGCGTTCATCGACCGCGTCCTCTCGGAAGAGCGGCTGTCGGGACCGGAGGGGATCGCCTCGGCTCCGCCGGAGCCGCTCGTTCTGAGCGACGTCGACTACGACGTAGAGTTCGAGGTCGACGAGCGGGCAGCGGAGAGTGCTCGCGCGGTGTTCGAGGCGAAGCGAGTGGAGCGAGAGACCGGCGCGCGGGTCGCCGCTCGGATCGGGCAGCGGATGGGTTAA
- a CDS encoding sulfatase family protein, whose translation MSDRPNVCLIHCHDLGRYLGCYGADVETPRIDALASEGATFENAFATAPQCSPSRGSLMTGRCPHENGLVGLAHDEPDLNDDERVLPTYLSEAGYETHLFGLQHVTENPERLGYDEFHSDRLLSPDVPPSIHETDRAEKVSGTFADRLEDGGLDDPFFASIGFFELHRIEDDDRFLFADDPYDPSDPDEVEPLSYLPDEPGIRRDLADAQGMVRAIDRGVGRVIDALEDAGIDEETLVIFTTEHGLAMPRAKGSLYDPGIEIALLVSLPGTIEPGTRYEELISNVDVLPTILDLLDEPIPERISGRSFLPLLREEEDEYDARERLFTEMTWHDAYNPVRAIRTRRFKYVRNFWRLPNVYLTHDVRHSPSGEEVRDEFERPNRPYEELYDLEADPHERENVADADGYEGTTAELREELREWMEGTDDPLLSGPVPPSNFDEEIMAWPSD comes from the coding sequence GTGTCCGATCGCCCCAACGTCTGTCTGATCCACTGTCACGATCTCGGACGCTACCTCGGGTGCTACGGGGCCGACGTCGAGACCCCGCGGATCGACGCGCTGGCGTCCGAGGGTGCGACCTTCGAGAACGCCTTCGCCACCGCGCCCCAGTGTTCGCCGAGCCGGGGCAGTCTCATGACCGGCAGATGCCCTCACGAGAACGGGTTGGTGGGACTCGCCCACGACGAGCCGGATCTCAACGACGACGAGCGCGTCCTGCCCACCTACCTCTCGGAGGCGGGCTACGAGACGCATCTCTTCGGGCTCCAGCACGTCACCGAGAACCCCGAACGCCTCGGCTATGACGAGTTTCACTCCGATCGGCTCCTCTCGCCGGACGTCCCGCCGTCGATCCACGAGACCGACCGCGCCGAGAAGGTGAGCGGGACGTTCGCCGACCGGCTGGAGGACGGCGGACTCGACGATCCCTTCTTCGCCTCGATCGGCTTCTTCGAGCTCCACCGCATCGAGGACGACGATCGGTTCCTCTTCGCGGACGATCCCTACGACCCGTCCGATCCGGACGAGGTCGAGCCGCTGTCGTACCTCCCCGACGAGCCCGGTATCCGACGCGACCTGGCCGACGCGCAGGGGATGGTCAGGGCGATCGATCGGGGAGTTGGACGGGTCATCGACGCCCTCGAGGACGCCGGCATCGACGAGGAGACGCTCGTGATCTTCACGACCGAGCACGGACTCGCGATGCCCCGAGCCAAGGGCTCGCTCTACGATCCCGGCATCGAGATTGCCCTCCTCGTGTCGCTTCCCGGTACGATCGAACCGGGGACACGGTACGAGGAACTGATCAGCAACGTCGACGTGCTGCCGACGATCCTCGACCTGCTCGACGAACCGATCCCCGAGCGGATCTCGGGACGGAGCTTCCTTCCGCTGCTACGCGAGGAGGAAGACGAGTACGACGCCCGCGAGCGTCTGTTCACCGAAATGACGTGGCACGACGCCTACAATCCGGTACGTGCGATCCGCACCCGGCGGTTCAAGTACGTCCGGAACTTCTGGCGGCTTCCGAACGTCTATCTCACCCACGACGTCCGCCACAGCCCCTCGGGCGAGGAGGTCCGCGACGAGTTCGAGCGTCCGAACCGTCCCTACGAGGAGCTCTACGACCTCGAGGCCGATCCCCACGAACGCGAGAACGTTGCCGACGCCGACGGCTACGAGGGGACGACCGCGGAGCTTCGCGAGGAGCTCCGCGAGTGGATGGAGGGGACCGATGACCCCCTCCTCTCGGGGCCGGTCCCGCCGAGCAATTTCGACGAGGAGATCATGGCGTGGCCGTCCGACTGA
- the hisS gene encoding histidine--tRNA ligase, with the protein MYERIKGFRDFYPGEMRARRVVIDELEAAARRYGFREIGTPTLEPTEMYVDKSGEEIVDELYSFTDRGGRDVAMTPELTPTVARMVVAKQQELSKPIKWFSTRPFWRYEQVQQGRFREFYQTNVDVFGSAEPEADAEILAYCADALSGLGLTAEDFEFRVSHRDILGGLLESFDADVETREAIRAVDKREKVKRTEYHALLTEAGLSREQAEEFDALLDTDDLDELVEFAGTERVERAVANLENVLEAVEDLGAREFCSVSLETARGLDYYTGVVFECFDSTGEVSRSVFGGGRYDDLIEGFGGQPTPAVGVALGHATLSELCRRAGVWPDESLETDYYVLRVGDTRPVAARIARELRERGNVVETDLSGRSFGAQMNYADSIDAETVVIVGERDLANDEITVKGMASGEQTAVPVDAFPGEFERPTYDDFE; encoded by the coding sequence ATGTACGAGCGGATCAAGGGCTTTCGTGACTTCTACCCCGGCGAGATGCGCGCCCGGCGTGTGGTGATCGACGAGCTAGAGGCTGCCGCGCGGCGCTACGGCTTCCGGGAGATCGGGACGCCCACCCTCGAACCCACGGAGATGTACGTCGACAAGAGCGGCGAGGAGATCGTCGACGAGCTCTACAGCTTCACCGATCGCGGGGGACGCGACGTCGCGATGACGCCGGAGCTGACCCCGACGGTCGCGCGGATGGTCGTCGCGAAACAACAGGAGCTCTCGAAGCCGATCAAGTGGTTCTCGACCCGGCCGTTCTGGCGGTACGAGCAGGTCCAACAGGGTCGGTTTCGCGAGTTCTACCAGACCAACGTCGACGTCTTCGGCTCCGCGGAGCCCGAGGCCGACGCCGAGATCCTCGCCTACTGCGCCGACGCCCTCTCCGGGCTGGGACTCACCGCCGAGGACTTCGAGTTCCGCGTCTCGCATCGCGACATCCTCGGCGGGCTGCTGGAGTCGTTCGACGCAGACGTCGAGACGCGCGAGGCGATCCGCGCGGTCGACAAACGCGAGAAGGTCAAGCGGACGGAGTACCACGCCCTGCTCACGGAGGCCGGACTCTCGCGGGAGCAGGCCGAGGAGTTCGACGCGCTGCTCGACACCGACGACCTGGACGAGCTCGTCGAGTTCGCCGGCACCGAGCGCGTCGAGCGCGCGGTTGCGAACCTCGAGAACGTGCTCGAGGCCGTCGAGGACCTCGGCGCCCGGGAGTTCTGCTCGGTCTCGCTCGAGACCGCGCGCGGACTCGACTACTACACCGGCGTCGTCTTCGAGTGTTTCGACTCGACCGGCGAGGTTAGTAGGTCGGTGTTCGGCGGCGGACGCTACGACGACCTGATCGAGGGCTTCGGCGGCCAGCCCACGCCCGCGGTCGGCGTCGCCCTCGGCCACGCCACCCTCTCGGAGCTGTGTCGGCGCGCCGGCGTCTGGCCCGACGAGTCCCTCGAGACCGACTACTACGTCCTCCGGGTGGGCGACACCCGTCCGGTCGCCGCACGGATCGCCCGCGAACTGCGCGAGCGGGGCAACGTCGTCGAGACCGATCTCTCGGGGCGGAGCTTCGGCGCACAGATGAACTACGCCGACTCGATCGACGCCGAGACGGTCGTGATCGTCGGCGAGCGCGACCTCGCGAACGACGAGATCACGGTCAAGGGGATGGCCTCGGGCGAGCAGACGGCGGTTCCGGTCGACGCGTTCCCCGGCGAGTTCGAACGACCCACCTACGACGACTTCGAGTGA